The following are encoded together in the Flavihumibacter fluvii genome:
- a CDS encoding efflux RND transporter permease subunit: protein MNISELSLRRPVLAIVMNIIIIVFGLIGYKFLGIRDYPAIDPPIVNVRTSYPGANADIIESQITEPLEKSINGIAGVKNITSGSSQGNSNITVEFDLSVDLEAAANDVRDKVSQAVRSLPDDLDAPPVVSKADASSDFILSMTVQSNTRNQLQVTEYATNNLLERLQTIPGVSGIQIWGEKRYAMRIWFDPSKLSAYGLTPGDVQVALRAQNVELPSGKIAGNATELSVRTFGLLNTEEEFNDIIVKNINGANIRLKDIGEAVLGPENEETILKESGKPMIALAIIPQPGSNYVAISDEFYKRYEQIKKEVPSDLTLDIALDQTKFIKRSILEVKETLVIAILLVILIIYLFFRDWIIAIRPLIDIPVSLIGAFFIMYLMGFTINVLTLLAIVLATGLVVDDGIVVTENIFKKMEKGMDKWQAAKEGSKEIYFAVIATSITLAVVFLPIVFLQGFVGRLFREFGIVVAGAVLISAFVSLTLTPVLNVKLTKKVHKHSWFYVKTEPFFSGMENLYRRTLTAFMRVRWISFIIIGACFAIIYFIGGSLQSELAPMEDRSQFRLAITAPEGTSFDYMDNYIDRIGKFVMDSVPEKKSMLTVTAPGFTGSGSVNTGFLRMLMVDPEERVRSQQEVVDMVSRNMGRFNEGRAFAIQEQTIQVNRRGGLPVQFVVQNVNFDKIKEVLPRFIDEANKNPVFQGVDVDLKFNKPELRVNIDRLKASQLGVSIEDVSSTLQLALSNRRLGYFNKNGKQYQVIGQLARNDRDEPTDLKSVYVRSTTGQTISLDNIVSFEEETTPPTIYHYNRYKSATISAGLAPGKTIGDGIKEMEGIAKNVLDDSFTTSLSGNSRDFAESSSNTSFAFLLALGLIFLILAAQFESFIDPFIIMITVPLALAGALFSLWIFDQTLNIFSQIGMIMLIGLVTKNGILIVEFANNKRIEGMGKTPAAIDAAVSRLRPILMTSLAMSLGALPLALSLGAASTSRIPLGIVIVGGIMFSLVLTLYVIPAIYSYLSSSKKAHSELDEIQTIAVPA, encoded by the coding sequence ATGAATATTTCAGAACTAAGTCTTCGGCGGCCCGTCCTGGCGATTGTAATGAATATCATTATAATCGTATTCGGCCTTATTGGGTATAAATTCCTGGGGATACGCGATTACCCGGCCATCGACCCCCCTATTGTGAATGTACGCACCTCATACCCTGGGGCCAATGCAGACATCATTGAATCACAGATCACCGAGCCGCTCGAAAAATCAATTAACGGAATTGCCGGTGTGAAAAACATTACTTCAGGCAGCAGCCAGGGTAATAGTAATATCACGGTTGAATTCGACCTGTCGGTTGACCTTGAAGCCGCAGCAAATGACGTAAGGGATAAAGTATCCCAGGCCGTCCGGTCCCTTCCCGACGACCTTGATGCGCCGCCAGTTGTTTCAAAAGCGGATGCCAGTTCGGATTTCATTTTGTCGATGACGGTGCAGAGCAATACCCGCAACCAGTTGCAGGTGACAGAGTATGCCACCAATAATTTGCTGGAAAGATTACAGACCATTCCCGGCGTGAGTGGCATCCAGATCTGGGGAGAAAAAAGGTATGCCATGCGGATCTGGTTTGATCCTTCTAAGCTATCGGCCTACGGTTTAACACCAGGTGATGTACAGGTAGCCTTAAGGGCGCAGAACGTAGAACTGCCTTCCGGTAAAATAGCCGGTAACGCTACGGAATTGTCCGTACGTACCTTCGGATTGTTGAATACTGAAGAAGAGTTCAACGACATCATCGTCAAAAATATCAATGGCGCTAATATCCGGTTAAAAGATATTGGCGAAGCCGTACTGGGACCTGAGAACGAAGAAACCATATTAAAAGAAAGTGGCAAGCCGATGATCGCGCTGGCCATTATTCCCCAGCCAGGGTCCAACTATGTGGCCATCAGTGATGAGTTCTATAAGCGTTATGAGCAGATCAAAAAAGAAGTGCCTTCCGACTTAACGCTTGATATCGCCCTCGACCAAACCAAGTTCATCAAAAGGTCGATCCTTGAAGTAAAAGAGACACTGGTCATCGCCATCCTGCTGGTTATCCTGATCATCTACCTGTTCTTCCGCGACTGGATCATCGCCATCCGGCCATTGATCGATATTCCCGTATCCCTGATCGGTGCTTTCTTCATTATGTACCTCATGGGCTTCACCATCAATGTACTAACCCTGCTGGCGATCGTACTGGCAACGGGACTTGTGGTGGATGATGGTATCGTGGTAACGGAAAATATCTTCAAGAAAATGGAAAAAGGGATGGACAAATGGCAGGCAGCAAAAGAAGGCTCCAAGGAAATCTACTTTGCGGTCATCGCTACCTCTATCACCCTTGCCGTGGTATTCCTGCCCATCGTCTTCCTGCAGGGCTTTGTGGGAAGGTTATTCCGCGAATTTGGAATCGTAGTGGCAGGTGCTGTATTGATTTCTGCATTTGTATCCCTGACTTTAACGCCGGTACTCAATGTTAAGCTGACCAAAAAAGTACACAAACATTCCTGGTTCTATGTGAAAACAGAACCCTTCTTCAGCGGAATGGAAAACCTGTACCGGCGGACACTGACAGCGTTTATGCGTGTTCGTTGGATTTCCTTTATCATCATCGGTGCCTGTTTCGCGATCATTTACTTTATTGGTGGCAGCCTGCAATCAGAACTGGCGCCCATGGAAGACCGAAGCCAGTTCCGTTTGGCCATCACCGCGCCTGAAGGAACTTCATTCGATTACATGGACAACTATATAGACCGCATCGGGAAGTTTGTCATGGATTCCGTTCCGGAAAAGAAAAGCATGTTGACTGTTACAGCGCCGGGCTTTACCGGTTCGGGTTCCGTGAATACCGGTTTTTTACGGATGCTGATGGTTGACCCGGAGGAGCGCGTACGCAGCCAGCAGGAAGTGGTGGATATGGTGAGCCGCAATATGGGCCGCTTCAATGAAGGCCGGGCATTTGCCATCCAGGAACAAACCATCCAGGTAAACAGGAGGGGCGGATTACCGGTGCAGTTTGTTGTGCAGAACGTCAACTTTGACAAGATCAAGGAAGTATTGCCAAGATTTATTGATGAAGCCAATAAAAACCCGGTCTTCCAGGGTGTTGACGTAGACCTGAAATTCAACAAACCGGAATTACGGGTGAATATCGACCGCCTGAAAGCCAGCCAGTTGGGTGTTTCCATTGAAGATGTATCCTCTACCCTGCAACTCGCCCTCAGTAACAGGCGGCTTGGCTATTTCAATAAAAATGGTAAACAGTACCAGGTGATCGGACAGCTGGCACGCAATGACCGCGATGAGCCTACCGACCTGAAATCGGTATATGTCCGCAGCACTACCGGCCAGACCATTTCGCTCGACAATATTGTTTCTTTCGAAGAAGAAACCACGCCGCCCACCATTTACCATTACAACCGGTATAAATCAGCCACAATTTCAGCCGGACTTGCGCCCGGAAAAACCATTGGGGATGGTATTAAGGAAATGGAAGGTATTGCTAAAAATGTGCTGGATGATAGTTTTACCACTTCGTTATCGGGTAATTCCCGAGACTTTGCCGAAAGCTCCAGCAACACCAGCTTTGCCTTTTTACTGGCGCTGGGACTTATTTTCCTGATACTTGCCGCCCAGTTTGAAAGTTTTATCGATCCGTTCATCATTATGATCACCGTTCCACTTGCATTGGCTGGGGCATTGTTTTCCTTGTGGATCTTTGACCAGACCCTGAACATTTTCTCCCAGATCGGGATGATCATGCTCATAGGACTTGTGACTAAAAATGGTATCCTGATCGTGGAATTTGCCAATAACAAACGTATTGAAGGAATGGGAAAAACACCAGCAGCCATTGACGCAGCAGTGAGCAGGCTGCGCCCCATCCTGATGACCAGCCTGGCCATGTCGCTGGGTGCCTTGCCACTCGCCTTGTCACTGGGTGCTGCCTCTACCAGCCGTATACCTTTGGGTATTGTTATCGTTGGTGGTATCATGTTCTCCCTGGTCCTAACCCTTTATGTAATTCCGGCCATCTACTCCTATCTTTCTTCCTCCAAGAAGGCCCATAGTGAGCTCGATGAAATCCAAACCATTGCGGTACCGGCCTAA
- a CDS encoding efflux RND transporter periplasmic adaptor subunit — MRIFTFRTGSLFILLTVFIMTSCASKKEEKIAAPIPGAAPKGQGMPTKVEGFLVKPSAVSEKLEVPGTIIPFEATELRPEVSGRITQLNIREGQSVARGTLLVKLYDEDLQAQLKKLQVQLEIYDKTAQRQAELLKIDGISKQEYDLSVLQVNNIKADMELIRTSIQKTELRAPFSGRIGLRNISMGAYVTPLTLITNIRQEDQLKLEFTVPEKYSSKITSGKIVNFTVEGLSKPIPAKVIATEEAVTEDTRSLRVRAVVQGKAPQLIPGAFAKVALDFGQDKNALMIPTQAVIPQARYKKVIVYKGGTAVFETVTTGVRDSTYIQIISGVTEGDTVVITGLLSIKPESKLIISKMN; from the coding sequence ATGCGAATATTTACCTTCAGAACAGGATCCCTTTTCATCCTTTTGACAGTCTTCATCATGACCTCCTGCGCCTCAAAAAAGGAGGAAAAAATAGCGGCCCCCATACCCGGAGCTGCACCAAAAGGCCAGGGCATGCCCACTAAAGTGGAAGGATTCCTCGTGAAACCCTCTGCTGTAAGTGAGAAACTGGAAGTTCCGGGCACTATCATCCCCTTTGAAGCAACAGAATTGCGGCCTGAAGTTTCAGGTCGGATCACCCAGCTGAATATCCGGGAGGGACAATCGGTGGCCAGGGGAACCCTGCTGGTCAAATTATATGATGAAGACCTGCAGGCACAGTTGAAAAAATTACAGGTACAACTGGAGATCTATGATAAGACCGCCCAAAGGCAGGCAGAATTATTGAAGATTGATGGTATCAGCAAGCAGGAATATGACCTGAGCGTGCTGCAGGTCAACAATATCAAGGCAGATATGGAACTCATCAGGACATCCATACAAAAGACCGAATTGCGGGCACCATTTTCAGGCCGCATCGGATTGCGTAATATAAGTATGGGTGCTTATGTTACCCCACTAACCCTGATCACCAATATCAGGCAGGAAGACCAGTTGAAACTGGAATTCACTGTCCCGGAAAAATACAGCAGCAAGATCACCAGCGGTAAAATAGTGAATTTCACCGTGGAAGGCCTTTCAAAACCGATCCCTGCAAAAGTTATTGCCACCGAAGAAGCAGTTACAGAAGACACCAGGAGCCTTCGGGTGCGGGCTGTTGTCCAGGGAAAGGCCCCGCAACTGATTCCCGGTGCATTTGCAAAAGTCGCGCTTGATTTTGGCCAGGATAAAAATGCACTGATGATCCCTACACAGGCCGTTATCCCTCAGGCCCGTTACAAAAAAGTGATTGTATATAAAGGCGGTACCGCAGTTTTCGAAACGGTAACTACCGGGGTCCGGGACTCTACTTATATACAAATTATATCTGGTGTAACAGAAGGTGATACAGTGGTTATTACCGGATTGCTTTCCATTAAACCAGAGTCGAAACTGATTATTAGTAAAATGAATTAA
- a CDS encoding 5-(carboxyamino)imidazole ribonucleotide synthase has product MKKVGILGGGQLGRMLLQEAANYPVETWVMENDGECPAAHLCHHFIKGDIRNFEDVYQFGKQLDAITIEIESVNVEALERLEQEGVKVYPRPAALRIIKNKIHQKAFYKAQELPTAEFVVVQNKAELSQNRSFLPAAQKLGEGGYDGKGVQLINTPDELHLGFDAPSVLEKKVSISKEIAIIVAIDSKGKTAQYPPVEMVFDPYLNLLDYQIAPADIPEKTLWRLEAIARKLALALGSPGIFAVELFIDTNGEVLVNETAPRVHNSGHHTIEGHFSSQYDMLWRILLEYPLGSTAAILPSSLVNLIGEKGFSGPAVYDGLDEVLSMEDTFVHLYGKKETRPGRKMGHVTIIGKDRHDLVRKAHQVKRVLRVISA; this is encoded by the coding sequence ATGAAAAAAGTTGGTATTCTGGGTGGTGGACAATTAGGCCGGATGTTATTACAGGAAGCAGCAAACTACCCGGTAGAAACCTGGGTGATGGAAAATGACGGGGAGTGTCCCGCAGCGCACTTATGCCACCATTTCATCAAAGGCGATATACGCAACTTTGAAGATGTTTACCAGTTTGGGAAACAACTGGATGCCATTACCATAGAAATTGAATCCGTAAATGTGGAAGCGCTGGAAAGGCTGGAACAGGAAGGGGTGAAAGTATATCCCAGGCCTGCTGCCCTGCGCATCATTAAAAATAAGATCCACCAGAAAGCATTCTATAAAGCCCAGGAGCTGCCAACAGCAGAATTCGTGGTGGTACAAAACAAGGCAGAACTGTCACAAAACAGGTCTTTCCTGCCAGCCGCGCAAAAACTGGGTGAAGGCGGCTATGATGGCAAAGGGGTTCAGCTGATCAATACACCCGATGAGCTTCACCTGGGGTTTGATGCACCCAGTGTGCTGGAAAAAAAAGTATCGATCAGTAAAGAGATCGCCATCATCGTAGCAATCGATAGCAAAGGGAAAACGGCCCAGTACCCGCCCGTTGAAATGGTCTTTGATCCCTACCTCAATTTATTGGATTACCAGATCGCACCCGCCGATATCCCGGAAAAGACCTTGTGGCGCCTGGAAGCCATTGCCCGGAAACTGGCCCTGGCACTTGGTTCTCCCGGCATCTTCGCCGTGGAACTTTTTATTGACACCAATGGCGAGGTACTGGTGAATGAGACCGCACCCCGGGTCCATAATAGCGGGCACCATACCATAGAAGGGCATTTTTCCTCCCAATATGATATGCTTTGGCGCATTTTATTAGAGTACCCCCTGGGATCAACAGCAGCAATCCTACCCTCCTCCCTGGTAAACCTGATTGGCGAAAAAGGGTTCAGTGGTCCGGCTGTATACGATGGACTGGATGAAGTGCTGTCCATGGAAGACACCTTTGTACATTTGTACGGTAAAAAGGAAACCAGGCCGGGTAGAAAAATGGGGCATGTTACCATAATAGGAAAAGACAGGCATGACCTGGTCAGGAAAGCGCACCAGGTTAAAAGAGTTTTGCGTGTAATAAGTGCCTGA
- the purE gene encoding 5-(carboxyamino)imidazole ribonucleotide mutase, giving the protein MASPSTSLPTPRVGIIMGSDSDLPIMQSAADILQQFGISYELTVVSAHRTPKRMVDYATGARARGIQVIIAGAGGAAHLPGMVASLTPLPVIGVPIKSSNSIDGWDSVLSILQMPNGIPVATVALNAAKNAGILAASIIGAFDPETGDKVAAYKKSLEDEVLVKVSKLKAGGQPNGFDQ; this is encoded by the coding sequence ATGGCTTCACCATCCACCAGTTTGCCAACTCCCAGGGTTGGCATCATCATGGGCTCAGATTCGGACCTTCCCATCATGCAATCGGCAGCAGATATCCTGCAGCAATTTGGCATCAGTTATGAATTAACGGTGGTCTCCGCCCATCGGACCCCTAAAAGAATGGTGGACTATGCTACAGGTGCCCGGGCAAGAGGCATCCAGGTAATTATTGCCGGCGCAGGTGGTGCGGCTCATTTGCCAGGTATGGTTGCTTCACTGACACCCCTTCCGGTGATCGGGGTTCCGATCAAATCATCCAATTCTATAGATGGCTGGGATTCTGTATTATCGATCCTCCAAATGCCCAACGGCATTCCGGTGGCAACGGTGGCCCTGAATGCCGCAAAAAATGCCGGAATACTGGCGGCATCCATTATCGGCGCTTTCGATCCTGAAACAGGCGACAAGGTAGCGGCCTATAAAAAAAGCCTTGAAGATGAAGTGCTGGTAAAAGTGTCCAAACTAAAAGCAGGCGGCCAGCCGAATGGTTTTGACCAGTAG
- a CDS encoding TolC family protein, translating to MRSRIGIVAFIVVVFCNSVHAQERISVEQAIATALANNYDIRLTKNDSVSYAIDESYLYTAFLPTFNGTATKLYTRNQETNEFKGLPNRTDTVGISKSNSLTAGVAMNWILFDGFRMYAVRDRVRELVKYGELGIKAQVANSVAEVVATYYNIVRQKQQLNAIVEQKTISEERVKLADKKLSVGLGAKPELLQAKVDLNAYNSAQYTQNTLIAALKEKLNQLMGVEKDINYDVVDSIPIKKDLILGDLLTNIDQTNPDLQLFRKNIELSEIALREAKANYYPRVSLVSNYNFNRTNNTQNINPFQLPYRQVSGLSGGITAAIPIFNGFSVTRQVKQSKLTILQQQLLYDNQSMQVNLAIKNAFKDYELQKQNLILEEENILLAKENVAIALERFKQGVSVFLELREAQISLNDAYNRLIAARYNAKLAEIQLMRLKGEIIR from the coding sequence ATGAGATCCAGAATAGGAATTGTTGCTTTTATTGTAGTCGTCTTTTGTAATTCGGTGCATGCACAGGAAAGAATATCCGTTGAACAAGCCATTGCAACAGCATTGGCCAATAACTATGATATAAGGCTGACAAAAAATGATTCCGTTTCCTACGCAATAGATGAATCCTATTTATATACAGCCTTCCTGCCAACATTTAATGGTACGGCTACTAAATTGTATACCCGTAACCAGGAGACCAACGAATTCAAAGGCTTGCCCAACCGCACCGATACGGTGGGCATCTCAAAATCAAATTCCCTGACGGCGGGTGTCGCCATGAACTGGATTTTATTTGATGGTTTCAGGATGTATGCAGTGCGTGACCGGGTAAGGGAATTGGTAAAATATGGTGAGCTGGGTATCAAGGCCCAGGTAGCCAACAGTGTTGCAGAAGTGGTAGCCACTTATTACAATATCGTCAGGCAAAAACAACAGTTGAATGCTATTGTTGAACAAAAAACCATCAGTGAGGAAAGGGTAAAACTTGCTGATAAAAAACTCTCGGTGGGCCTAGGCGCCAAACCGGAATTGTTACAGGCCAAAGTGGACCTTAACGCCTATAATTCCGCCCAGTACACACAGAATACCCTTATCGCCGCATTGAAGGAAAAGCTGAACCAACTGATGGGCGTCGAAAAAGATATTAATTATGATGTTGTTGATAGTATTCCCATCAAGAAGGACCTTATCCTGGGTGATCTCCTGACCAATATCGACCAGACCAATCCGGACCTTCAATTATTCAGGAAGAATATCGAACTCTCTGAAATTGCGCTGCGAGAAGCGAAGGCCAATTATTATCCAAGGGTCAGCCTGGTGTCCAATTATAATTTCAACCGGACTAATAATACCCAGAATATTAACCCGTTTCAGTTGCCTTACCGGCAGGTTTCGGGACTATCAGGTGGCATTACTGCAGCTATTCCGATCTTCAATGGATTTTCTGTGACCCGCCAGGTAAAACAAAGTAAGCTGACCATCCTGCAACAGCAACTCCTGTATGATAACCAGTCCATGCAGGTTAACCTTGCCATTAAGAATGCTTTCAAGGATTATGAACTTCAAAAGCAAAACCTTATCCTGGAAGAGGAAAATATATTGCTGGCCAAAGAAAACGTTGCCATTGCGCTGGAAAGATTCAAACAGGGCGTGAGTGTTTTCCTGGAACTCAGGGAAGCCCAGATCAGTTTAAATGATGCTTATAACCGTTTAATCGCTGCCAGGTACAATGCAAAACTGGCTGAAATCCAGTTAATGCGTTTAAAGGGTGAAATAATCCGTTAA
- a CDS encoding NAD(P)/FAD-dependent oxidoreductase, producing MQAIVIGGGIVGLSSAFYLQQSGWQVTVIDKDDLRNNCSYGNAGYVCPSHFVPLATPGIIKQGLKWMWNARSPFYIQPRLSWPLIDWGWKFMQSATPEKVKAAAVPLRDIALLSQQCYLSWQQIPGFHMAYEHKGLMEYFQTAEKEEHARHICHQARELGLDAVMLTREEVQAMEPQTRLAIKGALFFKCDAHVYPNKVMASLISHLQARGVQLITNEPVTGFEKSNGNIARVKTSKGQYAADIVVLASGSWSRELAAAAGLKIPIMPGRGYSVTLEDSPNVLNHPAVLMEGRVAVTPMDGNKIRFGGTMEITRTTQPLRMARVEGIINAVKRYFPDYQIPMPSEKEVWYGFRPCSADGMPHIGRSKTVQNLVVATGHAMVGMSLGAGTGQLVAEIANEQEPSVDLQPYLPERFG from the coding sequence ATGCAGGCTATTGTAATTGGGGGCGGAATCGTTGGACTCAGTTCTGCCTTTTATCTTCAGCAATCGGGTTGGCAGGTGACCGTCATCGATAAAGATGACCTCCGCAATAATTGCAGTTATGGGAATGCAGGCTATGTCTGTCCTTCCCACTTTGTTCCGCTCGCCACACCGGGTATCATCAAACAGGGCTTGAAATGGATGTGGAATGCAAGGAGTCCGTTTTATATCCAGCCACGCCTGAGTTGGCCCTTAATTGACTGGGGTTGGAAATTCATGCAAAGCGCTACACCTGAAAAAGTAAAAGCTGCTGCTGTCCCGCTTCGGGATATTGCCTTATTGAGCCAGCAATGTTACCTAAGCTGGCAACAGATCCCGGGTTTTCATATGGCCTATGAGCACAAGGGCCTGATGGAATATTTCCAGACAGCAGAAAAAGAAGAACATGCCCGACATATTTGTCACCAGGCCCGGGAACTTGGACTGGATGCGGTTATGCTGACCCGTGAAGAAGTTCAGGCCATGGAACCTCAAACCAGGTTGGCTATAAAAGGTGCCTTGTTTTTTAAATGTGATGCCCATGTTTATCCAAATAAAGTGATGGCATCGTTGATCAGTCATTTGCAGGCAAGGGGTGTTCAATTGATAACCAATGAACCAGTAACGGGATTTGAAAAATCAAACGGAAACATTGCCAGAGTAAAGACCAGCAAGGGACAGTATGCTGCTGATATTGTTGTGCTGGCTTCGGGGTCATGGAGTCGCGAACTGGCTGCTGCTGCCGGATTAAAAATTCCAATCATGCCCGGCCGGGGATATTCCGTCACTTTGGAAGATTCACCGAATGTCCTGAATCACCCGGCGGTGCTGATGGAAGGCCGGGTAGCAGTTACTCCCATGGATGGCAATAAAATCCGCTTTGGCGGAACCATGGAAATCACGCGGACCACACAGCCGCTAAGGATGGCCCGGGTAGAAGGCATCATCAACGCAGTAAAAAGGTATTTTCCCGATTACCAGATCCCAATGCCTTCTGAAAAGGAGGTCTGGTATGGGTTCAGGCCTTGTTCCGCAGATGGCATGCCGCATATCGGTCGTAGTAAAACCGTGCAGAACCTCGTGGTAGCTACCGGCCATGCCATGGTGGGCATGAGCCTTGGCGCAGGAACCGGGCAACTGGTTGCTGAGATCGCCAATGAACAAGAACCGTCAGTTGATTTGCAGCCTTATTTGCCGGAACGCTTCGGTTGA
- the bshC gene encoding bacillithiol biosynthesis cysteine-adding enzyme BshC: protein MECTSTLINYQQTGFFSDIVSAFLQGDPDLKPFYEHPVSKEGLFAAIQAREAYPTNRKLLVSALEAQYAKLPADQAGNPGAKLVAANISLLQQDTTFTVCTAHQPNIFTGYLYFVYKILHAVKLSDYLKREYPQYNFVPVYYMGSEDADLDELGKIFLNGEKLVWNTPQTGAVGRMKTKGLDQLISRIEGELSILPFGPELMGLLKKAYGSGNDIQTATFILLHDLFARFGLVVLIADQADLKREMTRVFEDDLFLNTPSAIVTATIERLSAKFKVQANPRDINLFYLKDAIRNRFERKGDDYVVVDTDLRFTADELKKELADFPDRFSPNVILRGLYQETILPNIAFIGGGGELAYWLELKDLFQHYKVPYPVQVLRNSLLLAEEKWMKKINALGFGIDTFFLPHTDILNELVRRDSATQVHLTNEIRDAHAFYVHLENISAQVDKTLVTHVKALEKKMVKQLQELEKKLLRGEKRKFSDQSRQISAIKAALFPNNNLQERVENFMPFYAKYGRDFLQGVYDCSPILEQQFLVAAISAETVSAKNRDVEKSLPQ, encoded by the coding sequence ATGGAATGTACCAGTACGTTAATCAATTACCAGCAAACCGGATTCTTTAGTGATATTGTCTCTGCATTTTTACAGGGTGATCCGGACCTGAAGCCATTTTATGAACACCCTGTAAGTAAGGAAGGGCTTTTTGCGGCTATACAGGCCCGTGAGGCGTATCCCACGAACCGGAAATTACTGGTATCAGCCCTTGAAGCACAATACGCGAAGTTGCCGGCAGACCAGGCAGGAAACCCGGGCGCAAAGCTGGTTGCAGCTAATATCTCCTTGCTGCAGCAGGACACTACCTTTACCGTTTGCACCGCTCATCAACCCAATATATTTACTGGATACCTGTATTTCGTCTATAAAATCCTGCATGCGGTTAAACTGTCCGACTACCTTAAAAGGGAATACCCGCAATATAATTTCGTTCCGGTATATTATATGGGCAGTGAAGATGCTGACCTGGATGAACTGGGCAAAATTTTCCTGAACGGGGAGAAACTAGTTTGGAATACACCACAGACCGGGGCGGTGGGCCGGATGAAAACAAAAGGGCTCGACCAGCTGATCAGCCGGATTGAAGGGGAGTTGTCTATACTGCCTTTTGGCCCGGAACTGATGGGCCTCCTTAAAAAAGCCTACGGGTCGGGTAATGATATACAGACCGCGACTTTTATTTTGTTACATGACTTGTTTGCCAGGTTCGGGTTGGTGGTCCTGATTGCAGACCAGGCGGACCTGAAAAGGGAAATGACCCGGGTTTTTGAAGATGACCTTTTCCTAAACACCCCTTCAGCAATTGTAACGGCGACCATTGAACGATTATCGGCTAAGTTTAAGGTGCAGGCCAATCCAAGGGATATCAACCTGTTTTACCTGAAGGATGCTATCCGGAACCGTTTTGAAAGGAAGGGCGATGATTATGTGGTGGTGGATACTGACCTCCGGTTCACTGCGGATGAATTAAAAAAGGAACTGGCTGATTTCCCTGACCGGTTCAGCCCGAATGTGATCCTGCGTGGCTTGTACCAGGAAACCATTTTACCCAATATTGCCTTTATTGGTGGTGGGGGTGAACTGGCCTACTGGCTCGAATTAAAAGACCTGTTCCAGCACTATAAAGTTCCATACCCGGTCCAGGTTTTGCGCAATTCATTGTTGCTGGCAGAAGAAAAGTGGATGAAGAAAATCAACGCGCTGGGTTTTGGTATTGATACCTTTTTCCTGCCCCATACCGACATACTCAATGAATTGGTCAGGCGTGATAGCGCTACCCAGGTTCACCTGACCAATGAAATCAGGGACGCACATGCTTTTTATGTGCACCTGGAAAATATCAGTGCGCAGGTTGATAAAACATTGGTGACCCATGTGAAGGCATTAGAGAAAAAGATGGTGAAACAATTACAGGAACTGGAGAAAAAACTCCTTCGTGGGGAGAAGCGGAAATTCAGCGACCAGTCCAGGCAGATCAGTGCAATAAAGGCAGCCCTTTTCCCTAATAATAATTTGCAGGAAAGGGTAGAGAATTTTATGCCGTTTTATGCGAAATATGGGCGTGACTTCCTGCAAGGCGTCTATGATTGTTCTCCTATCCTGGAACAGCAATTCCTGGTAGCAGCAATTTCTGCCGAAACAGTTTCCGCAAAAAATAGGGATGTTGAAAAATCCTTGCCGCAGTAG